The Lates calcarifer isolate ASB-BC8 linkage group LG11, TLL_Latcal_v3, whole genome shotgun sequence genomic sequence GACTTCTGACAGTATAGATTCGTAAAGggtatttttcttttgaaattaaAAGCATGTACTCCTGTCAGTTGTGTGTTAATCTGACCTGTGCATGACTGTATTTCAGATGCCTTCCCAAACTCTGGAAGCTCCTACTGCTCCTTTTGCCTCTGTTGCTCTTGCTTGGTGAGTTTATGAGAACTCACAGTGCTCATTTCCTTTATCACAGGTGTAACCCATTTATGTAGAAAAAATCAGTCTGTAGTGAGCCAGTAGATGTTATAACCAGCACACATCCCCAGAGTATGCTGACACATCCAGTACCAGATTCAGGTCAGCCTCTCTGGGCTCCTAGTGAGTTATTTCATTCTGTGGCTCAGCCTCGCTCACACATATTTACGTAACAGTGAAACgcaaacacatttattaaatcTTTGTTTACTATGTTTCTtcactctgtgcatgtgtttgttccAATACTTGCTGAAGCTACTGTGTATGACTAGATTGAAGGAAATATTAAGCCCAAGATGCCATGTTTTTTCACCTGCAGCTTTACTGaacattaaatgtaaatatcacaGAAATCTTGTGAGTTATTTCATACATATTTCAGCCTGTTTGGTATCTGTGATCTTGAGTAGAATTTAAGATATGTCTCTAAAGGTTCTGACAAAAGGTTTATATGTTgcaagttgttttgtttgttgtgattgACCAGACATCAGGTGAGTGAGGTTTAATTTCCACTGTCTGTCTATATGCAGCTCTATGGTTGTGGGGTCCGTCCACTGCTGCCCTGCTTGCCTACCTCCCAGCCATAAACCTAACTGAGTGGCGTCCTGCGTCTCCCTTTACCCTCTTGTCCAACTTGGTGCCAGCTTCTGCTCCAGTTCCTGCCTCAGTCCCCACACCAGAGACTCTACTGGTGCAGACCCCAGCCACTCCAGTCTCACAGGCACCGGTAagataaataacacaaaaaagtcTTATTATAAAGCGATGAGTGAATGGGATGATCATGTTATATCAAGTTATCCTACAGGTCAGACATTTTCAACCAAAGACTCTTTTTAATGAGCACAGTGCTTTTGCCCTGTTGActaatgcacacaaacactttctATATAGATACTTTTTGTATCATTTCcactcttgtcctcctctgtgttcactccatttctcctcttcctcagccgATCCTTCCACCGGCGGCAGTCTCGACTGTGGACTTGGAGCGTCTTGAACGTGTGGAGCGCCAGCTAGCCCTGCTGTGGGAGCGAGTCCAGCAGGGTGACCAGAAGCAGGAGCAGCGTCACGGGGATGTTCTGGGTCTCTACAGCACCCTGAGAGAGCAGCTACACACTGAGACCAACAGGGAGAGCCTGGGACTGTGGGTTTCCTCCCTGCTGGAGCAGAGGCTCGGCGTGCTGCAAgcagagctggagcaggagaACACACATATAGCACAGGTAAGGGGAATGAGTATAAATTCATGTTGTTCCTAAAAATGTAAGGGTTGACTTCAAGAAATTTTTTGCTTAGAGATTCACATGcatctcccttttttctctttatcccTGCTTCACACAGaatgcagagcagcagaaacaacagcaaGAGAGTCAGGCAGCGCGGTTGGCTGACTTAGAACTGCTGCTCAATGCTCTGGCTGCCAAGACTGAGGTACATACAGCAGATTCACTGTTtctccacagagaaaacaccTTGAAAACATGCCTACAGAATGCATAGAGAAATGTGGAAGGtggcttatttatttttttgtatttttgttgtttttgaacaGACTGAGCACACATTGATTTACATCACAGTAAAAGTTCCCAGTATTACCCTTTCACCACTAAGTGGATgacataaatcaaacaaaagatTATAATCTATTAAAAAGGACACAGTGAAAGAGCAGAGGTGAAATGGTAATCATTAACTAACTACGAACTGACAAAGAACTGTTAGAATAGCATGAGATTATTGGATGCGTACCACAGCCATAGAGAAAATGGTgttgaaaagacaaaatatcCTGACCGGTTCAGACAGATAGAAGGCAGATctggttgtttttgtgccaCGTCTGTATACAAAGAAACAGTGGTGCTGTATCAAATGTCTGATGGATGTGTGTTCCTGGAAAGTTCTCATGAAGGCTGACAGGCCAGAACAACTTTTCCTTCTTGAGGCAATAATGTCCCTTGTTTATCTGTCATTGGGGGTTTTCTGGACTATGAAAATGAAGTTGTTTTCTTTGCGCTCTTTCGGTAATGTTTATTTGTGGTATGTGTTGTAGGAggtgcagcagaagcagcagcagtatgagCACGAAAaggtggaaaaagagaaagaggttgtcatttcagcagcagacacagcTCCTGTCAGGTACAAAAATCGAGACATCTTTTTTAAACATGCTAATCACATTTTGTAAAGTGAGCTCTTCAGAATTATGGTGACTTATATGACAGTAAATTCTGTTCTTTACTCAGTGTGGGTGTGAAGCAGGAGGACCACGATGCTCTGCTAGCAGAGGTGCAGAGACTAGAAGTGGAGCTGGGTAACATCAGACAGGACTTGCAGGGTGTTGCAGGGTGCAAGGGCAAGTGTGAGCAGCTGGATGCACTGCAGGAGACAGtgagtaaaacaaacaatgtgatAGTCGACTTTATCTGCTGTGAAGATTTTCCAAACATTCAGTTTCCATTACATTTCTTCtcatatttctgtgtgtctctctctcagatatCAGCCCAGGTGTCCTCTCAGGTGCGGAAGGAGTTGCAGCTTCTGTTCTTTGGCAGTGGTGGGtcaggagaggagcagggagaggtGCCTGAGTCTCTGATCCACTGGCTGTCCCAGCGCTATGTGAGCACACCAGACCTGCAGGTTTCACTGGCCGCACTGGAGCTGAGCATCCTGAGAAATGTGTCCCTGCAGCTGGAGCTTAACCGAGCCCAGACCCTGGGTGAGGCCGAGTCTCAGGCCAAGTCCATCATTTCAACAGTAACTGGGACTGTCCAGCACACTGCGTCTGCTGAGGGACTGACAGAAGAGGTAATGAACGCACACTTCCTTCTGTCAGCATCATCATCACGGTGGATCTCCATCTTAATCACATAATCTAAGCAGAGCTCTTTATAAGTGTTGGTTTGCCATGTGTTTGAGGCTTTTACTTAATCTTTAACCCTTGTGTCGTTGTCTCTCCCCCAGCAAGTGAAGCTGATCGTCCAGAACGCTTTGAAGCTCTACTCCCAGGATCGAACAGGCCTGGTGGACTACGCCCTGGAGTCTGGCGGTAAGAAGGAAACCTCACATTGATTTCAGGGCCCGTCCATGCCAGGCCTGTATACAAATCAGTAGTTAACCTTATAATGGGTAGAAGGGATTAGCAAGTTAACTGTTCCGTAACTCAGTACTGTGCTCTAATGTATATCGCTTATGTAACGAGGGTGCAGGCATTAGCCAGACTTGAGGACAACAGGGTATTAATAGCAAAAGCTTAGACTCCATTGTCAGGTCTGTTACTGAGCACTCTGTTGACCTACATGAGAGATTCACCTCACAGTAAGAGTGGGCATTGAACCCCTCTATTAGCCTAGTAGCTCAGACACAATAATCACACTCACTTCTGGTGTCTGACCTAAATACAGCAGTGTTACTTTTCTCCTCACACATCAGTACCTGAATGTGCCTGTCTGAGCAGTTTGTCTCTTATATTCTTAATGAAAACAGTCTGGGAAGTTTGGAGTTAGAAGGCGAGTTTACCAGAACTCTGTAGCCTGCTCCTCATCACTGCTTGAGGCTAGTGGCTCAAGgttacattagctgctactacAGCAGTATTACACAGCAGAATCACTTACACAAAGTTTTAAATTGCATTGTGAGTAATAAAAAAGGCACCAGTGTTTTAACAATGCAAAGCAATGTGTGGAATAGAGATAGATATGTAAACAATGAATCTGCAATATATAAAACCAAACTGCAAACATTGCacacaaaatgaattaaacatttcaTGCTGCTGGCTTGATAATATGATAAGGTTTGAAACTCTACAATCcattaattataataaaatctttttttatattaCCTTAAACTTGTCAGTGAATGAGAATTTTACCTTTCAGAATAAttactgtttcctgttttcttgtgtgtgtgtgcaggtggcAGCATCCTCAGTACCCGCTGCTCTGAGACCTATGAGACCAAGACGGCCCTCATGAGTTTGTTTGGCCTGCCGCTCTGGTACTTCTCCCAGTCTCCACGCGTTGTCATCCAGGTGAGTCTCACCTGTGAAATATCCAAGAGACATTTCTATTTTGCTGATAATGGAAACATGTTAGGTCTAAAATATTGCTGTAATTTAATGGTTGATGGGAAACTGGTTTGTATGAACACTTAGTCTTGGCAACTGtcataaaactgattttgacATTTGTTCCCTCACCTCCCCTCTTCAGCCTGATGTGTACCCAGGTAACTGCTGGGCATTTAAAGGTTCTCAGGGCTATCTGGTGATCCGACTGTCCCTGAGGATCCTGCCCACATCCTTCTGCGTGGAGCACATCCCCAAGGCCTTGTCCCCAACTGGAAATATCACCAGCGCCCCTCgcaacttcactgtttttgtaAGAAACACACTTGACATAAAACCTAAGAGCTGGACACAATTTAAAAGCAAGCATCACTTATTAATGGCTGATTTCAccaatgtttgtttatattcagGGTCTAGATGATGAGTACCAAGAAGAAGGGAAGCTGCTGGGACACTACACATACCAGGAAGATGGAGAGTCACTGCAGAGTTTCCCTGTTTTGGTAACCGTAGAGACCTTTCCCAACttattacaattaaaaaaacagttctACATCTGTGATGACATGCTGAATATTTTACCCTCTTCTCTTTCAGGAGCAGAATGACAAGGCCTTCCAGATCATAGAGGTGCGGGTGCTGTCTAACTGGGGTCACCCAGAGTACACATGCCTGTACCGCTTCAGAGTCCACGGAGAACCTCGGCCTCAGTGAACCAACCAATACCATACACATTCATATACGACATATCACCCTATCTGTATATAGCTCTCGCCaactttgtaaaaaaaaaccaaacaaaaaaaaaaaaacagaggggaCTCGGATCATAATTTGTGGACGTTTTTGTATGAAAGCCATGAAGACACGGAAGTCGTGGATTGTTAAAGGAATGTGCCCAGACTGAATcatgaacatgttttttaaCATTGAAAGAATCGCAGAAAAGTCTGTATGCGGACTGTCGATGTCACGGAGGAGGAGCAGAACCACGGAAGAAGCTAGAAGTCCCAGTCCCCTTTTTTGTAAAAGGCCTGTTGCACTGAATTAGCCTGTAAGGGCTCCAGGCTCCACTGAGTGGACAAATCCATCCCCTTCTTGGCAGCTTCCACTTCTACAGGAAGGTGGATGCTTGAAATGGGGGATTACAGACTCATCTCCACCATTTCCTCACACACTGTATCTCAGTCTGATTTTTGGTTCTTGTCGTTCATCATCTGTATTTAACTTAATTTTCCTGGTAGAGTGTACAGTACTATTTTCAGGATCAACGCCACTGCACCTTTGTCTGTGACGATGTCCAGGCTTGTTACTCCCTTTGTTGCTGTCAGGTCTCTGCAGTGACTTGAACTGAGCTGTGTGGTCGGCCTGCTGGACTGGAGCACACTCACAGTGGGTTTATACTGGACATGTAAAGTTCACAACATTCAAGGCTTGGCATCATGCATCCACATAGCCATAACTAagatttgtttctttgtttttttttttggaaactgAACATGCTGCCTATGGACAAGCTCTGAATGTTCTCTCAAGTGGAGGCTCAATGCAAGTCATCCTTTAACTACACAGCAACACTATATAACCACTGACCTGCGCTCTTCATTATGTacattcaacaaaaa encodes the following:
- the sun1b gene encoding LOW QUALITY PROTEIN: SUN domain-containing protein 1 (The sequence of the model RefSeq protein was modified relative to this genomic sequence to represent the inferred CDS: inserted 2 bases in 1 codon; deleted 1 base in 1 codon), with protein sequence MQEESKHRRMTMDFSQLHTYTPPQCAPENTGYTYSLSSSYSTAALEFEKEHQIAPVYESPRMSRRSLRLQTSAGHYGNESLADYSQNHSSSYTSTRRETRTLRSKKQQAGSSSSSLSLSLSQAATPRKALSFSAVSTPTXNNSSSFQESNAASDASLHSSILDQSHLRQRTITTTTTTTSMSVDGHWGRGSSTDHCSSNVNGDTSVSKSHTSLANGYICKDCSLHSQEMDSFITRSSSSSQAAEASTDALSTSASPFTSIYSRDRSRRSKTGVLVSMSNTCMRYSKRALAPIVSLVTLLFNNVLWLGSRAKSPPGKGVLASFSDSMRQAVSSSLSQLWLFKQTTLHRMMGHRANGYEGQAHSSFCGSMNVKDLVTEDASHLNLNGSSCDDCKGKQYSETHTITLTKSSRRQRLVGALWSVLAYAGYCLLQPGYCVVRAGKALGSGVGTVAQKLLSLFWILLAAPVKASRGLLWFLATGWYQLVSLMCLLNVFFLTRCLPKLWKLLLLLLPLLLLLALWLWGPSTAALLAYLPAINLTEWRPASPFTLLSNLVPASAPVPASVPTPETLLVQTPATPVSQAPPILPPAAVSTVDLERLERVERQLALLWERVQQGDQKQEQRHGDVLGLYSTLREQLHTETNRESLGLWVSSLLEQRLGVLQAELEQENTHIAQNAEQQKQQQESQAARLADLELLLNALAAKTEEVQQKQQQYEHEKVEKEKEVVISAADTAPVSVGVKQEDHDALLAEVQRLEVELGNIRQDLQGVAGCKGKCEQLDALQETISAQVSSQVRKELQLLFFGSGGSGEEQGEVPESLIHWLSQRYVSTPDLQVSLAALELSILRNVSLQLELNRAQTLGEAESQAKSIISTVTGTVQHTASAEGLTEEQVKLIVQNALKLYSQDRTGLVDYALESGGGSILSTRCSETYETKTALMSLFGLPLWYFSQSPRVVIQPDVYPGNCWAFKGSQGYLVIRLSLRILPTSFCVEHIPKALSPTGNITSAPRNFTVFGLDDEYQEEGKLLGHYTYQEDGESLQSFPVLEQNDKAFQIIEVRVLSNWGHPEYTCLYRFRVHGEPRPQ